AACCGCGCCGCCGACTCCAGCGCCTGCTGGGGCGAGGCCTGGTAGGAGCCGAACGGCAGGTCGGCGACCACCAGGGCGCGGGAGGAGCCGCGCACGACGGCGGCCGTGAGCGGCAGGAGGTCGTCGACCGTGACGGGCAGCGTGGAGTCGTAGCCGTAGACGACCATGGCCGCCGAGTCGCCCACGAGCAGGACCGGGATGCCCGCCGCGTCGAACACCCGCGCCGTCATCGCGTCGTAGGCGGTGACCATGGGCCACCGCTCTCCGCGCTCCTTGGCGGCGGTGAGGTCGCGGACGGTGACGCGGCGCCCGGACCCGCCGCCGTACAGCGTGGTTGAAGAGGACATGTGTGAACCCTCCAGGAAGACGTCTCGAGGCGCCCCAGTGGCGTCCCCGGACTCACTCCGATGATGTCACGCGCTGTCATACGGGGAAAACCTGTGGCAAAAGTGTCGGTGCCTCTTGACACAATCGACGTCGGAGGTAACGAACAAACATGGCTCTCGATCCTTACCGGCGCCTGCTCAAGATCCCCGGCGTCCCGACGCTGCTCCTGGTGGGGCTGCTGGCCCGCGTGCCCGCCACGGCCGTGGGCATGGCGCTGACCTTGCACGTGGCCGAGGTGATGGGGCTCGACTACGGGCCGGCCGGGCTGATCTCCATGGCCAGCACGATCGGCATGGCCATCGGCTCGCCGCTGTCGGGGAGGTTCGTCGACAAGTACGGTCTGCGTCCCGTCCTCGCCGTCACCACGGTGGCGCAGGCGGCGTTCTGGGCGAGCGCGTGGGCGCTGCCGTTCCCCGTGCTGCTCGTGGCGGCGGCGGTGGCGGGGCTGCTGGCGCTGCCGGTGTTCAGCGTGACCAGGCAGTGCCTGGCGGCCATGGTGCCGGTCGAGCAGCGGCGCAGCGGGTTCGCGCTCGACTCGATGCTGGTCGAGATGTCGTACATGGTGGGGCCCGCGCTCGCGGTGGCGGGCATCACGACGCTCGGCAGCGGCGTGACGCTCACCGCCATCGGGGCCGGCCTGACGGCGGCGGGGCTGGGGCTGATCCTGCTCAACCCGCCCGTCCGCTCGGCCGCCGAGCTGGCGGCGGAGACGGTGCGGGTGCCCAGGCGGCAGTGGCTCACGCCGGCCTTCGTGGCCCTGCTCGGCACGGCCGCCGCGGCCACGTTCGTGCTCACCGCGACCGAGCTGTCCCTGGTCGCGACCATGAACCAGGCGGGGCAGACCGTGTGGGTCGGGCTGGCGGTGGCCATCTGGTGCGTGTTCTCCCTCGTCGGCGGCTTCGTCTACGGCGGGCTGTCGCGCGGCTTCTCGCCGCTGGCCCTGATCGCCGCCATGGGCCTGCTCACCATCCCCGTGGGGCTGGTCGGCGGCGGATGGCACTGGCTGGTGCTGGCGCTGCTGCCCGCGGGGCTGCTGTGCGCGCCGGCGCTGTCGTCCACGGTCGACGCGCTCAGCCGGTGGGTGCCCAGCGCGGCGCGGGGCGAGGCGATGGGCTTCCACGGCACCGCCCTGCTCATCGGCGGCGCCGCCTCGGCGCCGATCGCCGGGGCCGTGATCGACGGGCCCGGGCCCGAGTGGGCGTTCGTGCTGGCCGGGGTGGTGGGAGTGGCCATGGTGGTGGTCGCGCTGCCGTTCTGGCGGCGGCGGCCGCCCGGCGCGGGCGGGTCAGGGCCTGCCAGGTCACTGGAGCAGGAGGCGGCCGAGCTGGCCGGGGCCGCCGCGGCGTCGTCCCGGGACTGAGCGGGGCCGCGCCTCCCGTCGGAAGTTCATCCCCTGTTTACGAAACGGGACCGTTGCGTATCGGAATACCCTACGATACGGTGGCGTTGCGAAACTTAGTCGTATCGAAATTAAGGACCTTCCCCATGGACCCCAACGCAGGGCATCCACGCCGCTGGCCCATCCTCGGCGTGCTGGTGTTCAGCCTGCTGGCCGTGGTGCTCGACAACACGATCCTCAACGTGGCGATGAAGACCATCGCCGACGAGACGGTCGGGCTGGGCGCCACCCAGAGCGAGCTGGAGTGGGCGATCAACTCCTACACGCTCGTGTTCGCCGGACTGTTGTTCACCTTCGGCGTGATCGGCGACCGGACGGGTCGCAAGCGCATGTTGTTCATCGGCATGTTGCTGTTCGGCCTGGCCTCGCTGGCCAGCGCCTATGCCCAGGATCCGATGCAGCTGATCCTGGCCAGGGCGGCGATGGGCATCGGTGGCGCGGCCATCATGCCGGCCACGCTGGCGATCATCTCCAACGTGTTCCCGCCCGCCGAGCGCGGCAAGGCGATCGGCGTGTGGGCCGGTGGGGTGGGCCTCGCGGTGGCGATCGGCCCGATCACGGGCGGCCTGCTGATCGAGCACTTCTGGTGGGGCTCGGTCTTCCTGATCAACGTGCCGATCGTGCTGATCAGCATGGTGCTGATCGCGGCCGTGGTGCCCGAGTCGCGTGACCCGAAGCCGTCCAGGCTCGACCCGGTCGGCGTGGTGCTGTCCATCATCGGCCTGGTCGCCCTGGTGTACGGCATCATCCGCGGCGGCGAGCTGGCCACCGTGGCGAGCGCGGAGGTGCTGATCCCGACGCTGGTCGGGGTGGCGGTGCTGGGCGTGTTCGTGTGGTGGGAGCGGCGCATCGACCACCCGGTGTTCGACGTGCGCAGCTTCGGCAACGTCCGCTTCAGCTCGGCCATCGGCATGATGGGCATCGTCTTCTTCGCGATGATGGGCGGGATGTTCTTCCTCACGTTCTACCTGCAGATCGTGATGGGGTTCTCACCGATCCAGGCGGGCGCGCTGATGATCCCGTTCGCCGCCGCGCAGCTCATCTTCGCGCCGCTCAGCCAGCGCATCAACGAACGCTTCGGCGCCAAGCTGTCGGCCACCGTCAGCATGGTCGTGGTCACGCTGGCCCTCGGCAGCTACGCGCTGATGGACCAGAGCACGCCGATCGTGCTCATCGAGCTCATCTTCTTCGTCCAGGGCGCCGCGATGGCCAACATCATGCCGCCCGCCACGACGGCCATCATGGAGTCGCTGCCCAGGGAGAAGGCCGGTGTCGGCTCGGCCATGAGCAACACCGTCCGCCAGGTGTCCGGCGCGCTCGGCGTGGCCGTGCTCGGCTCGGTGCTGTCGTCCAGCTACCGCGGCGGCATGGAGCCCGCGCTGGCCGCCCTGCCCGAGGGCGTGCGGCACGCGGCGGGTGAGTCGATCATGGCGACCATGGCCGTGGTGCAGGAGCTGGGCGACAGGGGCCAGGCGCTGGTCCAGCCGGCGTTCACCGCGTTCGTCGACGGCATGCACGTCACGGCGCTGGTGTCGGCGGTGATCGGGCTGCTCGGCATCGGGGTGGTGGCCCGGTGGATGCCCGGCAAGCCGAGCTCCGCCAAGCACGCGGAGCGCGACGAGCCGGTGCTCACGTCGTCCCGCGGATGAGAGGCGGGCCGGCTGATGGAGCGATCAGCGGGCGGCGGCGCGTACCCGACCGGCTGCCCTGAGGTCCGGCGCGCCAGCGCCGGCGAGGTATGGTGAGGCCGCGATGACCATCCAGGAATCCGGGACCGCCCGCCCCGCGGGCCGTCCGCGCAGCGAGAAGGCCGAGAAGGCGATCATCGAGGCGACCCTCGACCTGATCGGCGAGGGCATGGGCCTGTCCGAGCTGACCATCGAGGCGATCGCGTCGCGGGCGGGCGTCGGCAAGACCACGATCTACCGGCGCT
The nucleotide sequence above comes from Nonomuraea gerenzanensis. Encoded proteins:
- a CDS encoding MFS transporter translates to MALDPYRRLLKIPGVPTLLLVGLLARVPATAVGMALTLHVAEVMGLDYGPAGLISMASTIGMAIGSPLSGRFVDKYGLRPVLAVTTVAQAAFWASAWALPFPVLLVAAAVAGLLALPVFSVTRQCLAAMVPVEQRRSGFALDSMLVEMSYMVGPALAVAGITTLGSGVTLTAIGAGLTAAGLGLILLNPPVRSAAELAAETVRVPRRQWLTPAFVALLGTAAAATFVLTATELSLVATMNQAGQTVWVGLAVAIWCVFSLVGGFVYGGLSRGFSPLALIAAMGLLTIPVGLVGGGWHWLVLALLPAGLLCAPALSSTVDALSRWVPSAARGEAMGFHGTALLIGGAASAPIAGAVIDGPGPEWAFVLAGVVGVAMVVVALPFWRRRPPGAGGSGPARSLEQEAAELAGAAAASSRD
- a CDS encoding DHA2 family efflux MFS transporter permease subunit, with protein sequence MDPNAGHPRRWPILGVLVFSLLAVVLDNTILNVAMKTIADETVGLGATQSELEWAINSYTLVFAGLLFTFGVIGDRTGRKRMLFIGMLLFGLASLASAYAQDPMQLILARAAMGIGGAAIMPATLAIISNVFPPAERGKAIGVWAGGVGLAVAIGPITGGLLIEHFWWGSVFLINVPIVLISMVLIAAVVPESRDPKPSRLDPVGVVLSIIGLVALVYGIIRGGELATVASAEVLIPTLVGVAVLGVFVWWERRIDHPVFDVRSFGNVRFSSAIGMMGIVFFAMMGGMFFLTFYLQIVMGFSPIQAGALMIPFAAAQLIFAPLSQRINERFGAKLSATVSMVVVTLALGSYALMDQSTPIVLIELIFFVQGAAMANIMPPATTAIMESLPREKAGVGSAMSNTVRQVSGALGVAVLGSVLSSSYRGGMEPALAALPEGVRHAAGESIMATMAVVQELGDRGQALVQPAFTAFVDGMHVTALVSAVIGLLGIGVVARWMPGKPSSAKHAERDEPVLTSSRG